The nucleotide sequence ATTTGACATATGTTTAGGTAATTAGTATATTAAACCTTTTATTTCTTCGGATTGAGTGATTCTCCGTGGATGTTGTCATCCAAATGTTCTTTGCAATCTTTATTAGacttttaaaaacataataaaatttatttatataaaaggcTTAATTATGCATGATTAATTAGGCTTTAAATAATCAGTTGCAGGCTCTTCAGTACCAAAGCAGGAACCAATAAAGAGACTTCCAGGGGGAAAGGTAAAAAAGAAGGTAAGAATTGGACAAGTTCTGTTTACGATGTTCATGTAATCATCTGTATTGTATTTATACTTATACTAATTATTATATTTCACTTATTTTTCGGCGGCCTTGATGTAGTTGTTTTAATTGCTTAAAATAACTTTGATGAATTTGTTTTGTAGGATAAACAAGAAGTTATAATCGAGAAGGTGACCCGCAACAAGCGAAAGTCTATCACTACTTTGAAAGGCCTTGATCTTTTTGGTAAGCACAATGCTGCATCAGAGTTTTTACGTCGTCGTTGATGGTTGATCGTATAGTTGTTACTTGTTTATAAATTTCCCATGTTATCTGGTACTTTTAACCTAACTACCTCCACTAAAACCAAAGGGCCGTCGGCCTGGTGGTATCGAGGGGCCCCTATGTCCTTGAGGTCATGGGTCCAAATCCGGGGGtggacatatgtatatattcatgtaAAAATCGTGTCGAGTGTGTGTTTGccttaaaaaaaaaagaatttatcTCCACTGAGTTGCACCTTTCACATGGACTAGCTAACTTAAGATCATCTGGGCGTCAACTTGATGTTGAAAGAGGTGATAGCAACAGTTCTATGTGAACTAAACATGGCAATTTGGACTCGTTTACTAATGAATGGATCAATACGGGTTATGGTATATCTATATCAGGTCAAATGGGTTAAGTCAATTGGTTTAATCAACGAAGAAATAAGTGATCTGAATTgtatttaaccttttaataataatcaGTTTATCAGAAATGAAAGGTATTATCATATTGAGCACATTCTTTCATTACATATATTAAATTTCAAAAAGGTGGATATTAAAACATGTACACTGGTAAGCACAAGTTGACCCAACTGTTTTTAACCTGCACGCTAAAAGGACCTGGTATTCTACCAGCCCATGTTTCCACATAAAATTTGTACACCAGGTATCGAGAATCACATCTCAAACGTTACGCGTAAGGTCATCTGTTTATATTGTTTGGCGGTTGTTTTACGTGTTCAGTTAAAGCTTTCACATTTAATTGTTTCTAATTTCTTGTATTCTCATAACTATAACGCATTATTTATAGGTGTTAAACTAAGTGATGCTTCAAAGAAGCTTGGAAAGAAGTTTGCTACAGGAGCTTCTGTTGTTAAGGTACAATTTCATTTGTTGTCTGCACACTTGACAAGTTTCTATAATATTTGAATATTCTATTCATCTGACAAATAAAATAATTGTGAACAGGGGCCAACTGAGAAAGATCAAATTGATGTGCAAGGAGACATAGCATATGACATTGTGGAATTTATCACACATACTTGGCCTGATGTAAGCAGTAGATAATTACTGTAATTTCGTACTTCCGTGTGTCATGCGTGTCATCATCTTATTCTGTGTTTGTAAAATGCAGGTTCCTGAGAGTGCAATTTTCTTTATTGAAGATGGGAAAAAGGTTCCTGCGGTTTAAGTTCTGGAAATTTGGTATGGGATTTACCTTTCGACGACTGTCAGGATATTTGAAACTCTCTAAATGTATCCCTGATAGAAAACTCTGTTTTTGCTGTTCAGAAACCCAACTGTTATATACCATGTTGAGCGTTTCCCTCATCATGATATAATCATATGATCTAACAGCACATGTGTATGATTTTGCATTGagttgtttgtttttgttttttttactcAGCAGTCAGCAGACCTTATTTAGGTCTTATGTTTGGGGCGGTCTCACATTTTTGCTGCAGATTGTTTATTTTTCAAAggcaaaaatgatattttattttgTTTGTAATCTCCCACGTTTAGAAATATGATTCTAATTATTGCAGACAAAATATAAAAGGCAAATAAACCTAATTGATATTGCAACTTTTGTGAATTTATTAATTTGGGAGTTGATTCATCCACGCCACATGTTATTCTATACATACTGTTTAATATAAAGTGACTATTAAACCCTAATATAACTTGAACAATCAATTTAAATTTAAGCGCTCTCTTTAACCACCCATCATCTTGCGTTTAGCGTGTACAAACTTTAATCTACATTGTTAATTGTTATCTTTGAGACTGATACTCACTGATATGCATATGCAAAAGATGTAGAAAACTCAATTCACAACAACTGTAACTCTATGTGTAAATCAATTCGATAATTCTAAAATCAACAAAACTGTAAATCTATAGTTCACCGTCTTCATTATTAGCGAGCGAATCGTCAAAATCTACATACAGCATAAATATGCTACGATTTGCAGTTAATAGAAACAAAAATCGTTAATTATTACGTAGTACTAGACCTGGCAAAATGGACCCAAAGTCTTAAATATGGGTCCATTGGGTTTACttgaagacccaaatgggtccaagCATATAACATAACAAATATCTTAAAGACCCAAATGGGTCAAATCACATAATACAAAAATTACTTGAATACCCAAATGGGTCCAAATGGGTTCCACTACGGTAGTACTATATATACTACTCCCTCCGttccagattaattgtccccagacaaaaaacacacagtttaagaaatgtattatcacactgtactttttctgtactttttttttactttactgttttacccccaactaattaattagaaatcgctctcacctttgtaatttaattaattcattagggacaatattgtaaacatcatcaaatttactttccatatttggaagtggacaattaatttgggacgtcccaaaaaggaatactggacaattaatccgggacggagggagtaataagcAAGGTGGATGGTGCCCTCCTATTGGCCggtcactattcatcaatagtg is from Rutidosis leptorrhynchoides isolate AG116_Rl617_1_P2 chromosome 10, CSIRO_AGI_Rlap_v1, whole genome shotgun sequence and encodes:
- the LOC139872542 gene encoding translation machinery-associated protein 22-like isoform X2; amino-acid sequence: MAEKPQPVQVLYCGVCGLPAEYCEFGPDFEKCKPWLIQFAPQVYPHLLQDATGKDIETVSNQLQSSSISDGNSASGSSVPKQEPIKRLPGGKVKKKDKQEVIIEKVTRNKRKSITTLKGLDLFGVKLSDASKKLGKKFATGASVVKGPTEKDQIDVQGDIAYDIVEFITHTWPDVPESAIFFIEDGKKVPAV
- the LOC139872542 gene encoding translation machinery-associated protein 22-like isoform X1; this translates as MAEKPQPVQVLYCGVCGLPAEYCEFGPDFEKCKPWLIQFAPQVYPHLLQDATGKDIETVSNQLQSSSISDGNSASVAGSSVPKQEPIKRLPGGKVKKKDKQEVIIEKVTRNKRKSITTLKGLDLFGVKLSDASKKLGKKFATGASVVKGPTEKDQIDVQGDIAYDIVEFITHTWPDVPESAIFFIEDGKKVPAV